A stretch of the Halomicroarcula saliterrae genome encodes the following:
- a CDS encoding DUF4396 domain-containing protein — protein sequence MDAWKTLATVVAALVVVIVAAQPLYVVALTLFDYGQTPDGTYATMQTKDTTRFPADNPAQLSAYTAQAARPPGANASYDTVVRVPEDDWQTALAASRLRAASDAIVLYSDAPVPGDGNGTTATRNASTVQLSGGNPAQTAAQIATRGNDSDDVSPNNVIIVSNESPQWALPAAAWSAYSGDPILYANENGVPNATQRAIDDLNASHAYVLAPPDLVSQNALNELDVEWTRVSGSTPQDHAVEIAKFRDESRDFGWGIDERDKVGYYNTMLVNPDQPAHAVASTNLQWGKAGPILLAHDDGTLPAVTENYLWRIQSSWFSTPAEGPFNHVFVLGPLEVVSWVSQARSDYAVEITPYRLQGPGMSPLDALSASWAAFSLLGASFVYAHIRRRIPETSDWTKLVWPMFTLLLGPIGLGFYWLAYRGREVVERDGHQRVVRPYWLRAASATAMGIAFAASTMIAVAFGLTYFGMPLVVFESPVFMLGSSMVLMMAIVYVVAFLVSWLIFHIPMFEESLDLDRHAATRRGLLAVGVSMTSVSVGMMTMMYFLMMLNLPMMPGDDNILWFGVMVFSTLIGFLIAWPVNGLLVRKNVKPGGAL from the coding sequence ATGGACGCATGGAAAACGCTGGCCACCGTCGTCGCTGCGCTCGTCGTGGTCATCGTCGCCGCACAGCCACTCTACGTCGTCGCGCTGACGCTGTTCGACTACGGCCAGACGCCCGACGGGACTTACGCGACGATGCAGACGAAAGACACCACTCGGTTTCCGGCGGATAACCCCGCACAGCTGAGTGCGTACACTGCCCAGGCCGCGAGACCACCGGGCGCGAACGCCTCGTACGATACCGTCGTTCGTGTTCCCGAGGACGACTGGCAGACAGCGCTCGCAGCCTCTAGGTTACGAGCGGCCTCCGACGCCATTGTCCTCTATAGCGACGCACCGGTCCCGGGCGACGGGAACGGAACTACTGCAACACGAAATGCGTCGACAGTACAGCTGTCTGGGGGCAATCCGGCACAGACCGCCGCGCAAATCGCGACACGAGGGAACGATAGCGACGACGTGAGCCCGAACAACGTCATCATCGTTAGCAACGAGTCGCCCCAGTGGGCGCTTCCGGCCGCCGCGTGGAGCGCCTACAGCGGTGACCCGATTCTTTACGCCAACGAGAACGGTGTCCCGAACGCCACGCAACGGGCCATCGACGATCTGAACGCCTCACACGCATACGTCCTCGCGCCGCCTGATCTCGTGAGTCAGAACGCGCTCAATGAACTGGACGTCGAGTGGACACGCGTCAGCGGGTCGACGCCACAGGACCACGCTGTCGAGATCGCGAAGTTCCGCGACGAGTCCCGGGACTTCGGCTGGGGTATCGACGAACGCGACAAGGTCGGGTACTACAACACGATGCTGGTCAATCCTGACCAGCCCGCCCACGCCGTCGCCAGCACGAACCTTCAGTGGGGGAAGGCCGGTCCGATACTCCTGGCCCACGACGACGGGACACTTCCCGCTGTCACGGAGAACTACCTCTGGCGAATCCAGTCAAGCTGGTTCTCCACGCCCGCTGAGGGCCCGTTTAACCACGTCTTCGTTCTGGGACCCCTAGAGGTGGTGTCTTGGGTGTCACAGGCCCGGAGTGACTACGCCGTCGAGATTACCCCCTACCGGCTCCAGGGACCCGGCATGAGCCCACTCGACGCGCTCTCGGCGTCGTGGGCAGCATTCAGTTTGCTGGGGGCGTCGTTCGTCTACGCACACATCCGCCGTCGGATTCCCGAGACGAGCGACTGGACCAAACTCGTGTGGCCGATGTTCACACTGCTGCTCGGCCCCATTGGCCTGGGATTCTACTGGCTCGCCTACCGTGGCCGTGAGGTGGTCGAACGCGACGGCCACCAGCGCGTCGTCAGACCGTACTGGCTACGGGCCGCCTCTGCCACAGCGATGGGTATCGCCTTCGCCGCGAGCACGATGATAGCAGTCGCGTTCGGCCTCACCTACTTCGGGATGCCGCTGGTGGTGTTCGAGAGCCCGGTGTTCATGCTCGGCAGTTCGATGGTGCTCATGATGGCTATCGTCTACGTCGTCGCATTCCTCGTCTCGTGGCTCATCTTCCACATCCCGATGTTCGAGGAGTCACTCGACCTCGACCGACACGCGGCGACTCGGCGCGGCCTGCTGGCCGTCGGAGTGAGCATGACGAGCGTCTCAGTTGGAATGATGACGATGATGTACTTCCTGATGATGCTCAATCTCCCGATGATGCCCGGCGACGACAACATCCTGTGGTTCGGTGTGATGGTGTTCTCGACGCTCATTGGCTTTCTCATCGCCTGGCCGGTCAACGGCCTGCTCGTCCGCAAGAACGTCAAACCCGGAGGTGCACTATGA
- a CDS encoding four-helix bundle copper-binding protein, producing the protein MSLAETAGKIGHLDDEERECLENCFEATEVCEWCADECVGEGEEMARCLRLCRDVADIASTHARFMVRNSNYDTQLAQLNAGLAEECAEECERHDAEHCQVCADVLRECAESCRNMASGS; encoded by the coding sequence ATGTCTCTCGCAGAGACGGCCGGGAAGATCGGCCACCTGGACGACGAGGAGCGTGAGTGTCTCGAAAACTGCTTCGAAGCCACCGAGGTCTGTGAGTGGTGTGCCGACGAGTGTGTGGGCGAGGGCGAAGAGATGGCGCGCTGTCTCCGACTCTGTCGGGACGTCGCCGACATCGCCTCCACGCACGCTCGGTTCATGGTGCGAAATTCGAACTACGATACCCAGCTCGCCCAGCTCAACGCGGGGCTGGCCGAGGAGTGCGCCGAGGAATGTGAGCGCCACGACGCCGAGCACTGTCAGGTCTGTGCCGACGTACTCCGAGAGTGCGCGGAGTCCTGTCGAAACATGGCGTCGGGTAGTTAG
- a CDS encoding SHOCT domain-containing protein → MSVDHTSDGLLRAVLLVLAAIVLLPVLMMVLAMPMMGMMGWWWNGGMAGGLSPLWGVGMMLVWVLVLGGIGYLLYRGFAGRVGSSGTTDPALRELRMAYARGDLSEEEFEERRAKLSRQKSN, encoded by the coding sequence ATGTCCGTCGACCACACATCCGACGGCCTGCTGCGCGCCGTCTTGCTTGTCCTCGCAGCCATCGTCTTGTTGCCGGTGTTGATGATGGTACTTGCGATGCCGATGATGGGGATGATGGGCTGGTGGTGGAACGGGGGGATGGCCGGGGGCCTTTCACCACTATGGGGCGTCGGGATGATGCTTGTCTGGGTGCTTGTTCTCGGTGGCATTGGGTACCTCTTGTATCGCGGCTTCGCCGGTCGCGTTGGTTCGTCCGGGACCACTGACCCTGCACTCCGGGAACTCCGGATGGCATATGCTCGCGGTGACCTCTCCGAAGAGGAATTCGAAGAGCGTCGTGCGAAACTTAGTCGCCAGAAGTCGAACTAG
- a CDS encoding winged helix-turn-helix transcriptional regulator yields MSELDDTDVRILRLLLDDARQSYTEIGEKVGLSAPTVSNRVSRLEELGVIQGFTLNIDRSMLRVGDAVLIEIQTEPGEADALVASLTAIDAVEYVVQSFEPRVTVHAFMNDRELEELVTETLTQESVESYEIRKVSHSVWNPGIDHADLAIECVQCGKPIRGDGVSVTVETRRYYLCCTSCESAFKEEYETLQTAANDG; encoded by the coding sequence ATGAGTGAACTAGACGACACGGATGTGCGGATACTGCGACTGCTCCTCGATGATGCCCGGCAGTCGTACACGGAGATCGGCGAGAAAGTTGGCCTCTCGGCACCGACAGTGTCGAACCGCGTCAGCAGACTGGAAGAACTCGGCGTCATCCAGGGATTTACGCTGAATATCGACCGCTCGATGCTCCGGGTCGGCGATGCAGTGCTCATCGAGATACAAACCGAGCCCGGAGAGGCTGACGCTCTCGTGGCCTCGCTCACCGCCATCGACGCGGTCGAATACGTGGTGCAGTCCTTCGAGCCACGCGTGACGGTCCACGCGTTCATGAACGACCGAGAACTCGAAGAGCTGGTCACCGAGACACTCACCCAAGAGAGTGTCGAGAGCTACGAGATTCGGAAAGTGTCGCATTCAGTGTGGAATCCGGGAATCGACCACGCCGACCTCGCAATCGAGTGTGTCCAGTGTGGCAAGCCCATCAGAGGCGACGGTGTCTCGGTGACAGTGGAGACACGCCGGTACTACCTCTGCTGTACATCGTGTGAGTCCGCGTTCAAAGAGGAGTACGAGACGCTCCAGACAGCTGCCAACGACGGGTGA
- a CDS encoding potassium channel family protein produces MNYGYLVLGSVCLLLAVGDLLWTTIWVEGGAGPMTSRLMGWTWDGLRSVASDRPRWLSVAGPVILIGSLVVWITLLWVGWTFLFAGAENALIDTRDAGPISWTERLYFVGYSVFTMGNGDFTPQDGVWQVVTALTTASGMLFVTLSVTYVLSVLGAVTQKRALATSLSGLGSRSTEILATSWNGEGFQGLELPLNTISTQINTLTSNHKAYPILHYFYTPDTERAPATTITVFDEMLTLLQFGVPEQHRPNALAIRQARSSVSTYLETLDTAFVQAADESPPVPAISDVHEGGVPTVAPEEFHDAMKTVDDRRRRLLGLLQSDERQWPQ; encoded by the coding sequence ATGAACTACGGCTATCTAGTTCTCGGCTCAGTGTGTCTCCTCCTTGCCGTTGGCGACCTGCTATGGACGACAATATGGGTCGAGGGCGGGGCTGGACCGATGACAAGCCGACTGATGGGCTGGACGTGGGACGGACTCCGAAGTGTCGCCAGCGACCGCCCCCGGTGGTTATCGGTCGCCGGTCCAGTGATCCTCATCGGTAGTCTGGTTGTCTGGATTACGTTGTTGTGGGTCGGCTGGACGTTCCTGTTCGCCGGTGCAGAGAACGCGCTCATCGATACGCGAGATGCAGGACCGATATCGTGGACTGAGCGGCTGTATTTCGTCGGCTATTCGGTGTTCACAATGGGCAACGGTGACTTCACACCACAGGATGGAGTCTGGCAGGTCGTTACGGCGCTCACCACCGCGAGTGGGATGCTCTTCGTAACCCTGAGCGTCACCTACGTGCTCTCGGTACTTGGCGCCGTCACGCAGAAACGGGCACTTGCGACTAGTCTGTCGGGGCTCGGGTCTCGAAGTACCGAAATCCTAGCGACGAGTTGGAACGGCGAGGGATTCCAGGGCCTCGAACTCCCGCTAAACACTATCTCGACGCAGATTAACACGCTTACCTCGAATCACAAGGCGTATCCAATACTCCATTACTTCTACACACCTGACACTGAGCGAGCCCCGGCAACGACCATCACGGTCTTCGACGAGATGCTGACACTCCTCCAGTTCGGTGTCCCGGAACAACACCGACCGAATGCTCTGGCCATTAGACAGGCTCGCTCGAGCGTCAGTACGTATCTCGAGACACTTGATACCGCATTCGTCCAAGCGGCTGATGAATCACCCCCAGTGCCAGCGATTTCCGACGTTCATGAGGGTGGCGTCCCGACAGTCGCTCCCGAGGAATTCCATGACGCGATGAAAACAGTGGATGACCGCCGTCGGCGCCTGTTGGGACTCCTGCAATCTGACGAACGCCAATGGCCCCAATGA
- a CDS encoding SPW repeat domain-containing protein yields the protein MNRVWSHYFVAAVGTWVMAAPSLVELTVELFRADVLAGGVLVVVAGYSSRRAVEGESMHGGALGVNLAAGVLLLAFPLYRDISGLIFWSDIACGSLIILLTTYYLYHAFVTEQQS from the coding sequence ATGAATAGAGTCTGGTCGCATTACTTCGTAGCTGCTGTCGGAACTTGGGTGATGGCAGCACCGTCTCTAGTCGAACTGACAGTGGAGCTCTTCCGGGCCGATGTCCTTGCTGGCGGCGTTCTCGTCGTTGTCGCGGGATACAGCAGTCGCCGCGCGGTAGAAGGCGAGTCGATGCACGGCGGTGCTCTGGGCGTGAATTTAGCTGCTGGAGTGCTCCTCCTGGCCTTTCCGCTCTATCGAGACATTTCTGGGCTGATATTCTGGAGCGACATTGCGTGCGGAAGTCTCATCATCTTGCTGACGACATACTACCTCTATCACGCTTTCGTGACTGAACAGCAATCATGA